The genomic DNA AAGACTGTCCCGCCCTTGATGAACACATGGTCTTCTTTTATATGAAATCTAAACTCCATTTCAAGCCTTTGACCTTTTAGACACATAAACACCAAGCACATTGTACAGTGGAACAAATGTATAAACTAGCGGTTACCTACAAAATGTTATCCCAATGTTACCAACTCATTAAGCACGTACTATTTTGTACTTCAGAGCAATGTCTCAATATGACATCTGAGATGCCACTAGTGCAACTTAGTAAAGTGTTGCTGAAATGTTCTGGCTGCTGCGGCACAGTCTACTTAGAAAGAGTAAAGACAGAATAAGATACAAGGCTTGTATATATTATCCGCCCGTGTCAGGTTATCAGAGTCTTTCCTTTCACTCTGGACAAGATCACACACATCAAAGCTTCCCTCCTGCCTGATGTCAGAAGAGCACCAAGTGTGCCACCTAGTGTTAAACTGCATTGTCTTCACAGTCAGTGCAAAACAGAGTTGGTTACGGAGAGAAACGGTGGTCAGTGAAATTGTGCAAAAGATAAAGAGGTTTTTGTTTGAAATACATCTTGAACAGGGTCATCACTGTCAAGCCTACATCAGTGCAGACTGCTTTAATCCAACAAACCTTTTTGTCTGCAAGCTTTTAAAATGTGCAATAAAATATCACCACAGTTAGTGTCacataaacatttaaaagatgAGGTGGAATGCCAGTTGGCTAAGCTGCTTTTACATTTTGCGATGGCAAATATGCTGCTTAAAGTAGCACTCAATCCCACTGATTTTACACATGAAGCTAAGTTTGCTCACCATAAGTGCAATAGCGCCTGTGAAAACATGTGTATGTCTTCTGTGGCTGGGGAGGGAGCTTTCTAAAGTAAAAAACATTACCCCGCAACCCAAGTACCCCGATAAGAGTTATCTCAGACCACAAATAACTCTGCCTCTGTTGCAGCAATTTGAATCGTTCTTATTAAAATCTGTCTCTTGCAAGTCCCCCAAGTTAATGGAAACAATAATAAAGCACTTTGATTATTAATCCTCTTTAAgtcaacaaaaaacaactataAACAGGCCTTTAATACCAACGGATTTTGAGTAGGTCATGAAAGATAGAGTGCCAAGGCAATAGGATTTTTTGGCACTgttggaacaaaaaaaaaggcctttcTAATGTCTaagtaaaaactaaatatgGATTTAAATTAATTTGCTTGGACATAATATATCTAAATCATCACTAGTACAGATATAGAAGTTGCTCATGAGCTGAATTAGGATCAGCTGTATATCATCAAAGTGTGACAGGTAATATTAAGTACACCTGCATTAATCATGAACACAGCACAAACAAATATGTGACACATTGACTTACAATCGTTCAGATTACAGTAAGGTCAATTATAAATATGGTAAGAACATGACACAGCTGTAAATCTGCCTCGGGCAGGCTGAGAGTACTGGCAAGGGAGGCCGCAGAGATCTGGACACCAAAGGAGCTGCGAGTTACACGGTCGAGATAACAGACATACAACTACTGCTGCTCAGATACACCATGTTGCAGCTTTATGGCTATGACTCATGACATGCTTAGTATTTGCCAGAGGGCAGGAAGCAGACTGAAAACAAAGATTCTATGATCTGATGAAAAGTGGCCTTTTTCACCATCATAGTACTCTATAAAAACTGCACCATCAACAGAAACATACACTATACACTGTAGTAAAAAACCTGGTGGTGGTGACAGCAGCTTGCTGTGGAGATACTTCTCTTAAACCCTGGGAACGTACACACCAAAATCAGTAgagaaaaccgaaaaaaaaatttaaaaaacggtctgcaaaagaactgcaaTTTGGGTgaagatgtattttcatttcatttttttaataaccTCAAACATAAAGCCAAAGCTACACAGGATTGACTTCAAAATAACAATGGCTGGCCAAGTCAGAGTCCAGAATTTGTAAAAGGACTTTAGAATTACTGTTCAGTCCTAGTCCCTATGAAACCTGACAGAGCTGGAGCCGATATAAAGAATGGGGGAAAACGCAGTGTCCAGATGAAGTGCTCTTGCTACGGTTTCTTTAGTTGGGCAATTAAGAGATTGGTTTCCACTTTCTTTGATGATTGTGATGAAACTACAATCACATCTACTGAGATTCAAAGTTGTAAAACAATAATGAAAAACTTCCAAGAACTCCACAATGGAAAACGACTGGTGTCACTGCACATCAGTACACTTTTATAATTAGAAACTATCCaaaacattgatttattttaagtGTCAAAAGGTGAATGCAAGACAACATCATGTTGGAGCATATATAGTGTGTATGCTTCATATGATTTTAAAAAATTGCAGGGTAAAGTTGACGTATCATTTTCCTTACTCGTGTTAAATACGGTTTCCAAACAAGATAATGTAAATGTAACCATCTCTAGTTGTAACATGCTGGTGGTTCATACTTCTTTTACCCTTAATATTAACGTAAAAATGCAACACATAATTGTTACTGTATCATTAATCACACTTTGTGACGTAATGGTTATCACCAAAACCCATTCACTTTATCATTCCTTGTAAAGCTTATGTGACATTCGAAGTACAAGAAACTACGGAGGCATTACAATTTAagttcaaattaaattaaactgcaacaattaaaaagatatttcatttttgttatattataaACCTTCTTCCCAACAGGGAGGACCACTCCACCTAGACAGATACAGATATGCACACTCGCTAAGTGTTGTTTAGGTGTCGAGGCTTTTCGGTGTATCTATATGCAGATGAAAGCATACTGAAACCAAGTCATACAAActtatttttctcatttcaaatttattttcaaaaatacaaaacaaggaaaataagtatatgtacacaaACACTATTAAAATAGAATATGTATTGTACAAAATATGTACAGCTGTCCTCAGAGTGAAAACATGTCCTATCTGGTCCGTTTGTCCTTGATGGTGTAGTGCAGGACTAATGGTTGGGCCTAGGGGAGAAAAGATTTAAAATATTATGTGTGggatgaaaacatttaaaaagggaGGTATATGTAACTATTAACATCTTCTAAATAGatgaaaaactaaaagtacatttttcataATGTGTCAAATCCAACGTTGGGCTACATCTGGTCACTATACCACTGGATCGAAAAGGTTTACTTTAATTTGAAATTATGTAAAGTTGGATTTGAAAGTGGAATACAATGATTTCGTTTCCTCCCCCCCAAGTTATAATTGAAATTTTCTATTCGCTGTTACACATCTTCAGTGAGCTTTATCCAGATTTTCCAGATGAACAACAGTACAAAGAAAAGGTGTCCAAGTGTGAAGGAATGTATTGTTGGCACTAGTTAACAGTGGCTGTACCGTACCTTGCCAAACCAGTGTGAGAGCCATAACCGTTTCATGGTCATATGATCTGGCAGAGACTCGTTATTGAACAACATCTGGACCTACAGGGAGACCACACAAACAGATGTGAATGGGAATCTGAAAGGAGCATCTGCGATTATATTTTATATGAGAAACCTCTTTGCTGCTGGTAAAAGATGTGACGAGGAAGCAgaaacaccccacacacacacacacagaaaacactttTGAGTTCATGACCGCAACAGTGTCATCAAGACAAACAAATTGTTAAGCGTGGCTTAATCACAATTATAAAAAACGGTTCTATAATGGAGGATTTAGCCGACGCCCCCTTGACAGAGCCTCCCCACCGAGAGCAAGTCACAGGAAATCCATTCATCCCGACAAAGCTGAGTGACCAGGGAAACATGACAAGTTTGTTGGCTGAAGAAATCTGGACAAGGATAGAGCCATTAAGGCTCAAAAGCCAGTCAAATTTCACGTGTTTCtttataattttgtttaatGAACCACCTTTTCAAGACAAGAGACATTCAAATCTCCAAAACAAGGCTAACACAGTGGTTACTCACCGTTTGTTTGGAGTTATGGTAATCTCTAGCCAGTTGTTTTAATGGCTTCCCCCCCTTGATTTGATAGGGACAGTGCATAGACaagaaagggctgcaggtcggattcgaatctgggccgctgcaaaggactcagcccacatggggcgcacgctcttagtgggtgagctagaggtcgccctgTAATCTCTAGCCAGTTTTATGAAAGCAACAACACTGCCTCGGATTGTATGATCGGCACTTGGCACTCAGTCTTCAAATCATTTTCACGATTTTATTTCAAGTGTTCGTAGATTGTCAGTTTAACCCATGGTCCGGTAAATTTCACCAGTGAGCGAGTTGGTTATGTAGCAATGAGCATATGCAATGTTAATATGGTTACCTATGGTTAATATACTGCATCTTAGCACTGATGACAGGGAGTACCATTGTACAAGTTTACAAAACATCAACTAATTTCCATAGCGTCTTACCTTGTGTGAACAGTgagaggaagggggggggacATTTGATTTCACACAAATCCAGGAATTTGCAAAGTTTTAGCCAACAAGGCCTCAATAAATAATTGATAAATGACAAAGGAGCCTTGAATGTCTTAAGAAAGACATGGCAGAAACAACGCACTGTTGTTCCTAAACCAACCACTGATTTAGCAACAGTCAATgtgcaaaaagtaaaaagagtatgtttacatgtgcACTGACAAATATATAATTATCCAAGAAATCTTTTTCTTCCATAACATAACAGCTGTAGTTTGCCTTTTGCAGAGTTTATAACGCAGATCAATAGACATTTCACACATTTGACTTCATTATCATAGGTCAAATACATATTGACAAGCCTTTAATGTAGTGTCCTGTATATCATAATGTCTTCTTTAATGGAATCAGTGACGATTATTGACTGACCTGGTGTTTTTCCACGTTTAGTCGATGACAAAGCACTTTCCGTAGGTGTCTCACCTCCGCTCGGACAGAACAGCGAACAAACTTCTGCTGCGGAGACAAGGTCAAACAGATACACTGTCAAACTTCAGATGAGAAATATGATCAGTCCACGACAAGGTTGAAATCAAGAAGGCAATTCCAATAAATCACGACCAGCTGTACACTGGCGTTTATTACTCCAACTCGTGTGACCATCCCGCGGTAAGCTAGAAAGCTTTCTTGTTCTCTTGATTTCTTGTTTATAAGGCTGGTTAAAATGTCCGATTTACTGCAgtgtttaatatgcaactgtACCATGGAAACATATCACCCTTTTTATGTTTGGATTTGTTTCCCAGGGTAAGTGGAACCACCTGTGCCGGAAATGAGTTCCTGCTCAGAGAGTAGAAAgatatttttggttttgttgttcAGATGATGTAAAAAGCGTGTCGGTTATAAATGTCTCTTAAGTTTTGCCTGTAACACTAGAAGTACAGGCTGCTGTCTCTCGGCTGCCGTTATTCATTTTGGCATTCAAACATTTGAGTTTTTTAATTTCCATCCAAATATCAATGTCACAAACTGTAACCGGGTGACAACACACATTTCCAGCACGCAAGAAGAGTAAACTAATAACAAGGTAACCGCGTATCGACAGGGTGTGGCATACTCCTGTTAAATTTAGATTTACAGTGAAGGAAAAACCCAGCTTACTGCAGGACGTTTTCCGGTCCCAACAGACTTATTACACACTCTTAAGCCTTAGAGCTTAACTTCCTTTTTCCACCTGAATGCAGTGAAAGACAGTATTTCTttaaaagaagaggaagaaatgtATTTTACTGAATGTCCACCTCAGTAAAAACAGTGCATTATGATTGGACGTGCAGGGGAGAGAGAACAGCATGTAACAAAGGTTACGAGtgaaattcaattcaaaaatTGCCAGCCTATTTTACAAGTTCACAAAGAGGTTAGAGTGAAACACAACTGCATACGCCAAGAGTCAGGAATGGAACCAATGAAGCTGCATTACATAAGGTAACATTAGCCACAAcaataaacatttcaatttcACACAGTGGTCAAAGAGGACATGGCTGGATGATGATAATGCCCAAACGCTTGCAGCAGTCACCAGATCACTTCACTGAAACTCACATCCGGCATGTAACTTTGTTCAAGTTTTGAATATTCTTctcatactgtacaaccagATTAAAAGCCCAAAACAAGACCCTGGTCTGTTATAACTAGACATCTGGACCACCCTTCCATGGAAACGTAGGGAACTGACTGATAGCCTAGCCTGTCAAGAATCTTCTACAGAAAATCTGCTATAgtgaaaacatatttaaaacaaagaacatttaaaatcttGATTTGAGCCCAAACTTGGATGAGAGACTGTACCAAACAGGCATGTGTTAAACAAGGGTGCCCTCTGCTGGCTGACTAAAGTCTTTGCAGTGTATATAACAACGTTGGCTGGGCAGTGTGGATAATAAGCACAATGGAATGACACATTTTATGCGTTTTAGTTAAATTGCTCCCCCAAAGATCTTTGTTCAAATCTTGATTCAGTATAATCCAAGCATTATACAATCCCAATTCCCTTGTTATACACACACGTCCCTCGACAAATGGGCCTGTCAAGAGGATCCAGCCACATAGGGGAAAACCCCAGTTATAACTGACAAGGTAggcatttttttcagtttagtggGTTTGAAACTGTTTAACAAGCTGTGTTTAAATTGCCATGTTATAAATTTGTATGAAGAGGCACGAGGAAACGCTGTAAGAATGAGCATACTATGACACTCATGCAGCCATTAAACAATCAATGTAAAGACGATTGTAGAACTTCAATCGTGTTCAAATCAGATTCTGCTGTATGCTAAATAGTATTCAACATTTATCTTGCATTATTGTTCTTTTATGCCACATTCGCAACTAAGGAAAAATAAGGGGCATTTTAATTGTCTGGTGCCCTGGTCAATTTGAAGCAAAGGCTATAAAAAAGGTATTTGTTGGACATAAATACATTGTTGTGTGATGTTTGGATTATAACATTTTTTTGATCTTCTTAAGTCCTACCAGTCAGCACTAGTAAACCCAACACTGAGTCAACATCTTGGACATCTAGCCTCAAGCGGTTAGTCGAAAACACCACAACACTTTTCTTAAAATGTTTGGTTGGTAAACAGCGATACAAATTATATGTCTGGTGTATTTGTTCCACTTATCCCTGTCTCTGTGCGAGTATGAGGCCGCCAGAGTAACACGCTTTGAGGGCTGATTTCTGCTGTTGCTGCAGATGTCATTGTGCCATGTATTTGCTTAGCAGTTAAGGGTAGAAAATGACTTGTTCAGGCTTCAAAAATGTGCCCCATAAGACGTGTTTTGCACAGTTGTGAAAACCTGTGAGCCAAGTCGCTTTGAAAGCATCCATAACCAGCTCAACAATTTACACAGACTTTATTGAAATGCAATGCTAAAACTATCTGGGATCATTTATTGGTATATGTGACATACCTGGAGAGTaagttttgttttatcttttccaGTAAGCGACGAACTGtaaagacaaaaatgtaaatgtgtaaaaatgtatGTTAGACAAGTTATAACTTTTATATACGACACATTTAGCAGCATATATTACTTAAATTCTATCAGTCTTATCTTATagggaaaaaaatacacacaatccAAAGACAAAGGCTCACCTTAGCCTTTCTAAACACAGCGAAACCTGCTCATCATATCTGTAAAAGTGGGCTTTTGAATGGTCGAAGCTTGTGTACGGTAAACCTGCAGCATCTGGTACAGCATCTAGTGAGAAggaaaatatgcttttaaatttACAAATCAAAGTACACAGTAATTACCATGTCTTTGACAGGGGAAGGGTTGTTGCAATGTAGCCAAACAGAACGGCAACTAGCTGCTAACTGCAGGTCAGATACAGAAGCAGGTTACTAACAAACTTAATCAGAGACATTACTAAATCGAAGACTTACCATCTCCAGTCGGTTGGATGACTCTCTCTAAACCACGTGACTGATAAAATTCCTTTATTCTTTTGTCTTCACCTGTTCCAACATGAATGTGGATATTAGTCAAACATGACAGATATTGTGATAATACTTATCAAATATGCTAAAAACATGTAGTATTCACAGTGTTTAAAACTGTCAATAAtcaataggggtgggaatctcttGGCACCTCACGGTTCGATTCCGAGGCTAACGATTCGATTCTAAACCGATTATCAATGAAACAAttttttatgtacatttccATGCGTGATTTTTTAGTAATCTTCCATGTCAGAGGCTCAGTCATGTTTAAAGGGGGATAATTGGCTTCTCAGAACATGAAAGTGTCAGATGtaatgtgataaagtagatgaaaaGCCTATATGGGTTTTTcctaattattttatgtatgtctCATTagattatgtgtatatatacaaaataaaaaaatgttcttccttctggccatttttgtgttttttttctgcactcttgcctaaactctaagttgttgtccattaccccatcctctttcagtcactctgttttctgatttgtaattgtctggagacagtaacttttaaataaaaatcaacacatttaataaaaaaaaaaaatcgattatTAACTATCTGAATCGAGAATCAAATCGTTCTAGAAACAATTGCGATGCATCTAAGAAtcgattattttttattttactattatttttcccacccctaataatgAACTAGTCTAAAGCAACACTGAATtctattttaaacattttctcttAAGCTATTATTTTAGATTTCACAAGCGCCACACTCTAAATATTATTATGCTTTAGGTCACAACATGTTAGTAACACTGATACAGACAGCCGTGGTTTTTTTTATTACGTACTTTCTTGTAGTCCAGGCACCAGTTTGAAGACAATGTCCTGCATCACTCGATCCAGTTTGAGGTTGAGTAAAGGCTGTGTTTCATGGATTTTGATGTTGCACATTGGGCAATATTTGCTCGTTTGCAGGTATTTCACAATACAACTTTTACAGACTGTAAaccagaaagaaagagacatttAATTTTCCCTCTGATGACTTAATCCAGCTAAACATGTATTCTTGTGAAAAGGCAGAAAGACTTTTACAAGTTAGTAacaataattattttatgtagCTCTGTTTAAACTCACAGGTGTGCAAACACTCTGTAATAGTTGTGGCATCGATGAAGTAACCCGCACAAAGGTAGCAGACGATGTGTTCGTTCAGGTCCTTGATCTTCAACTTCAC from Perca fluviatilis chromosome 10, GENO_Pfluv_1.0, whole genome shotgun sequence includes the following:
- the pcgf1 gene encoding polycomb group RING finger protein 1 isoform X1, with amino-acid sequence MAEQGPMAIAMRLRNQLQSVYKLDPLRNEEEVKLKIKDLNEHIVCYLCAGYFIDATTITECLHTFCKSCIVKYLQTSKYCPMCNIKIHETQPLLNLKLDRVMQDIVFKLVPGLQESEDKRIKEFYQSRGLERVIQPTGDDAVPDAAGLPYTSFDHSKAHFYRYDEQVSLCLERLSSSLTGKDKTKLTLQQKFVRCSVRAEVRHLRKVLCHRLNVEKHQVQMLFNNESLPDHMTMKRLWLSHWFGKAQPLVLHYTIKDKRTR
- the pcgf1 gene encoding polycomb group RING finger protein 1 isoform X2, producing MAEQGPMAIAMRLRNQLQSVYKLDPLRNEEVKLKIKDLNEHIVCYLCAGYFIDATTITECLHTFCKSCIVKYLQTSKYCPMCNIKIHETQPLLNLKLDRVMQDIVFKLVPGLQESEDKRIKEFYQSRGLERVIQPTGDDAVPDAAGLPYTSFDHSKAHFYRYDEQVSLCLERLSSSLTGKDKTKLTLQQKFVRCSVRAEVRHLRKVLCHRLNVEKHQVQMLFNNESLPDHMTMKRLWLSHWFGKAQPLVLHYTIKDKRTR
- the pcgf1 gene encoding polycomb group RING finger protein 1 isoform X3; the protein is MAEQGPMAIAMRLRNQLQSVYKLDPLRNEEEVKLKIKDLNEHIVCYLCAGYFIDATTITECLHTFCKSCIVKYLQTSKYCPMCNIKIHETQPLLNLKLDRVMQDIVFKLVPGLQESEDKRIKEFYQSRGLERVIQPTGDDAVPDAAGLPYTSFDHSKAHFYRYDEQVSLCLERLSSSLTGKDKTKLTLQKFVRCSVRAEVRHLRKVLCHRLNVEKHQVQMLFNNESLPDHMTMKRLWLSHWFGKAQPLVLHYTIKDKRTR